From the genome of Papaver somniferum cultivar HN1 chromosome 2, ASM357369v1, whole genome shotgun sequence, one region includes:
- the LOC113348369 gene encoding putative MYST-like histone acetyltransferase 1 isoform X1, producing MFMLFSFFSVKTTIVAYYDVYLHLFCIPSVTAHRRTDEWVQLAQLDIETLMPNVEAVTPEELFRVRTVDFIQLHRNEIKTWYPSPVMSEFKDCIKLHVCECCLAFTNFKTQLKRHKKECQGRDPPGHEIYIDGQLSVFQIDGAENKGYYDNLCHLGSMFLDIGISSETIESSMFYVLVVRDDLGYDLIAYFSEVKEMMEPYGSSRFLCLPPHQRRGYATLLVRLACELKRGEDAGALSYYSKFLKWIHWRAAKPLPGQSYEEFIPFF from the exons ATGTTTATGCTGTTTTCGTTCTTTTCAGTAAAAACTACGATTGTTGCTTACTATGACGTCTATTTGCATCTGTTTTGCATACCATCTGTTACAGCTCATAGGAGGACTGATGAGTGGGTTCAGCTTGCACAACTAGATATAGAGACTTTAATGCCAAATGTTGAAGCTGTTACACCTGAAGAGCTATTTCGAGTAAGAACAGTGGACTTCATACAGCTGCATAGAAATGAGATTAAGACATGGTACCCCTCACCAGTCATGTCTGAATTCAAGGATTGTATAAAGCTCCATGTTTGTGAGTGTTGCCTTGCGTTTACGAACTTTAAAACTCAGCTCAAAAGGCATAAG AAAGAATGTCAAGGTAGAGACCCCCCTGGCCACGAGATTTATATAGATGGACAGTTATCAGTTTTTCAG ATAGATGGAGCTGAAAATAAGGGTTACTATGATAATCTTTGCCATCTGGGTAGCATGTTCCTTGATATTGGGATTAGTTCTGAAACAATTGAAAGCTCCATGTTCTATGTCCTAGTTGTCCGCGATGATTTAGGCTACGATCTGATAGCATATTTTTCTGAG GTAAAAGAAATGATGGAACCTTACGGTAGTTCTAGGTTTTTATGTCTTCCACCTCATCAAAGACGCGGTTATGCAACTTTACTTGTTAGACTCG CATGTGAGCTCAAAAGGGGGGAAGATGCGGGTGCGCTTTCGTATTATAGCAAGTTCTTGAAATGGATTCACTGGAGAGCAGCGAAACCCCTCCCTGGACAATCTTATGAGGAATTCATCCCCTTTTTTTAG
- the LOC113348369 gene encoding histone acetyltransferase of the MYST family 2-like isoform X2, which produces MPNVEAVTPEELFRVRTVDFIQLHRNEIKTWYPSPVMSEFKDCIKLHVCECCLAFTNFKTQLKRHKKECQGRDPPGHEIYIDGQLSVFQIDGAENKGYYDNLCHLGSMFLDIGISSETIESSMFYVLVVRDDLGYDLIAYFSEVKEMMEPYGSSRFLCLPPHQRRGYATLLVRLACELKRGEDAGALSYYSKFLKWIHWRAAKPLPGQSYEEFIPFF; this is translated from the exons ATGCCAAATGTTGAAGCTGTTACACCTGAAGAGCTATTTCGAGTAAGAACAGTGGACTTCATACAGCTGCATAGAAATGAGATTAAGACATGGTACCCCTCACCAGTCATGTCTGAATTCAAGGATTGTATAAAGCTCCATGTTTGTGAGTGTTGCCTTGCGTTTACGAACTTTAAAACTCAGCTCAAAAGGCATAAG AAAGAATGTCAAGGTAGAGACCCCCCTGGCCACGAGATTTATATAGATGGACAGTTATCAGTTTTTCAG ATAGATGGAGCTGAAAATAAGGGTTACTATGATAATCTTTGCCATCTGGGTAGCATGTTCCTTGATATTGGGATTAGTTCTGAAACAATTGAAAGCTCCATGTTCTATGTCCTAGTTGTCCGCGATGATTTAGGCTACGATCTGATAGCATATTTTTCTGAG GTAAAAGAAATGATGGAACCTTACGGTAGTTCTAGGTTTTTATGTCTTCCACCTCATCAAAGACGCGGTTATGCAACTTTACTTGTTAGACTCG CATGTGAGCTCAAAAGGGGGGAAGATGCGGGTGCGCTTTCGTATTATAGCAAGTTCTTGAAATGGATTCACTGGAGAGCAGCGAAACCCCTCCCTGGACAATCTTATGAGGAATTCATCCCCTTTTTTTAG